A genomic segment from Pseudomonas sp. M30-35 encodes:
- the glmS gene encoding glutamine--fructose-6-phosphate transaminase (isomerizing), whose amino-acid sequence MCGIVGAVAERNITAVLVEGLKRLEYRGYDSAGVALLNEAGELDRRRRVGKVSELEAALKAEPLPGRVGIAHTRWATHGAPSERNAHPHFSGHQLAVVHNGIIENHDALRDQLKEQGYTFSSDTDTEVIVHLLDHLLKTELDLCAALKLAVKQLHGAYGLAVISAKQPERIVAARSGSPLVIGLGLGENFLASDQLALRQVTDRFMYLEEGDIAQICRDDVQIWDVDGKAVKREQVQYHEGAEAADKGEYRHFMLKEIHEQPAVVQRTLEGRLAEDHVLVQAFGPQAADIFAKVKNIQIVACGTSYHAGMVARYWLEELAGIPCQIEVASEFRYRKVVVQADTLFVSISQSGETADTLAALRNAKDLSPEQGGYLASLAICNVGISSLVRESDLTLLTLAGPEIGVASTKAFTTQLVALMLLTLAMGRVRGTLDPQLEAELVAELRRLPTRLGEALAMDAIVEKVSEHFAEKHHTLFLGRGAQYPVAMEGALKLKEISYIHAEAYPAGELKHGPLALVDADMPVVTVAPNNELLEKLKSNLQEVRARGGELIVFADEQAGMSNGAGTHVVNMPHIHDALAPILYTIPLQLLSYYVAVLKGTDVDQPRNLAKSVTVE is encoded by the coding sequence ATGTGTGGAATCGTCGGAGCCGTAGCTGAACGTAATATCACCGCTGTGCTGGTTGAGGGCCTCAAGCGCCTCGAATATCGGGGTTACGACAGCGCGGGTGTGGCTTTGTTAAATGAGGCAGGCGAGCTCGATCGCCGCCGTCGGGTTGGCAAGGTCAGTGAACTTGAAGCGGCGCTCAAGGCAGAGCCTCTGCCTGGGCGCGTCGGCATCGCACACACCCGCTGGGCGACTCACGGCGCACCGAGCGAGCGCAATGCACACCCACATTTCTCCGGGCATCAGCTCGCGGTTGTGCACAACGGCATCATTGAAAACCACGATGCTCTGCGTGACCAGCTCAAAGAGCAGGGTTACACCTTTAGCTCCGACACCGACACTGAAGTGATTGTGCACCTGCTCGATCACCTACTAAAAACCGAGCTGGATCTTTGCGCTGCGCTGAAGCTAGCGGTCAAGCAACTGCACGGCGCTTATGGCTTGGCCGTTATTAGTGCCAAGCAACCCGAGCGTATTGTTGCCGCGCGTAGTGGCAGCCCGCTGGTGATCGGTTTGGGCCTTGGTGAAAACTTCCTTGCATCTGATCAATTGGCCCTGCGTCAGGTGACTGACCGTTTCATGTACCTGGAAGAAGGCGACATCGCGCAAATTTGCCGTGATGACGTACAGATCTGGGATGTTGACGGCAAAGCAGTAAAGCGTGAGCAGGTGCAATATCACGAAGGCGCAGAAGCAGCTGACAAAGGTGAGTATCGCCACTTCATGCTCAAGGAAATCCACGAGCAGCCAGCTGTTGTACAGCGCACTCTGGAAGGCCGTCTGGCCGAAGATCACGTGCTGGTACAGGCGTTTGGCCCGCAAGCTGCCGATATTTTCGCCAAGGTTAAAAACATTCAGATCGTTGCCTGCGGCACCAGCTATCACGCCGGTATGGTTGCGCGTTATTGGCTCGAAGAACTGGCCGGTATTCCGTGCCAGATCGAAGTGGCCAGCGAGTTCCGGTATCGCAAGGTTGTGGTGCAGGCCGACACACTGTTTGTCAGCATCTCCCAGTCCGGTGAAACCGCTGACACCTTGGCTGCGTTGCGCAACGCCAAAGACCTGTCTCCAGAGCAGGGCGGTTATCTGGCTAGCCTGGCGATTTGTAATGTTGGTATCAGCTCGTTGGTCCGTGAGTCAGACCTGACCTTGTTGACGTTGGCAGGCCCTGAAATTGGCGTGGCCTCGACCAAAGCCTTCACAACGCAACTGGTCGCGCTGATGTTACTGACGCTGGCCATGGGCCGCGTGCGTGGCACGCTCGATCCACAGCTTGAGGCTGAGTTGGTCGCTGAACTGCGCCGCCTGCCAACCCGCTTGGGTGAAGCATTGGCGATGGACGCTATTGTGGAAAAAGTTTCCGAGCACTTTGCCGAGAAGCACCACACCCTGTTCCTGGGGCGCGGTGCGCAGTATCCGGTGGCGATGGAAGGCGCTTTGAAGCTCAAAGAGATTTCCTACATCCATGCTGAAGCCTACCCGGCAGGCGAACTTAAGCACGGCCCATTAGCGTTGGTTGATGCAGATATGCCAGTCGTTACCGTTGCCCCCAATAACGAGTTGTTGGAGAAACTTAAATCCAACCTGCAGGAAGTACGTGCACGGGGCGGTGAGCTGATCGTGTTTGCCGATGAACAAGCCGGCATGAGCAATGGCGCAGGCACTCACGTGGTCAACATGCCACACATCCATGATGCGCTCGCACCGATTCTCTACACCATCCCGCTGCAACTGCTGTCGTACTACGTTGCAGTGCTTAAAGGCACAGACGTCGACCAGCCCCGTAACCTGGCCAAGTCTGTCACTGTTGAGTGA
- a CDS encoding DeoR/GlpR family DNA-binding transcription regulator yields the protein MSKRNTPQRRHSILALLTEQGEVSVDALAKRFSTSEVTIRKDLAALEKNGLLLRRYGGAVQLPQELMVDVSQPVSSYKLAIARSGVSCIREHARIIIDSGTTTAAMIPELGRKPGLVVMTNSLNVANALRELEDEPVLLMTGGTWDPHSESFQGQVAEQVLRSYDFDQLFIGADGIDLARGTTTFNELLGLSQVMAEVAREVIVMVESDKIGRKIPNLELPWARVHTLITDERLDKDARSQLQSRGIKLICASLES from the coding sequence ATGTCGAAACGCAACACCCCGCAACGCCGTCATTCAATTCTTGCCTTGCTCACCGAGCAGGGCGAAGTGAGTGTCGACGCGTTGGCGAAACGTTTCTCGACCTCAGAAGTCACGATTCGCAAAGATCTGGCCGCGCTTGAAAAGAACGGCCTGTTGTTGCGCCGTTATGGCGGCGCCGTGCAATTACCGCAAGAACTGATGGTCGACGTCAGCCAGCCGGTATCGAGCTACAAATTAGCCATTGCCCGCTCGGGAGTGAGCTGTATTCGCGAACATGCACGCATCATCATCGATAGCGGTACTACGACCGCAGCGATGATCCCTGAACTGGGGCGTAAGCCCGGTCTGGTGGTAATGACTAACTCGCTCAACGTTGCCAACGCGCTGCGCGAGCTGGAAGACGAACCTGTGTTGTTGATGACTGGCGGCACCTGGGATCCGCATTCAGAGTCGTTTCAGGGTCAGGTGGCCGAGCAGGTGCTACGTTCATACGATTTCGACCAGCTGTTTATCGGTGCTGATGGCATCGATTTGGCACGCGGTACAACAACATTCAATGAATTGCTGGGCTTGAGCCAAGTCATGGCTGAAGTTGCCCGTGAAGTGATTGTGATGGTGGAGAGCGACAAGATAGGTCGCAAGATTCCCAACCTCGAATTGCCTTGGGCACGTGTACATACCCTGATAACCGATGAGCGTCTGGATAAAGACGCTCGTAGCCAATTGCAGTCGCGTGGGATCAAATTGATCTGCGCGAGCTTAGAGTCGTAA
- the glmU gene encoding bifunctional UDP-N-acetylglucosamine diphosphorylase/glucosamine-1-phosphate N-acetyltransferase GlmU, with protein sequence MSLDIVILAAGQGTRMRSALPKVLHPVAGKSMLGHVIDIARELNPQGIHVVVGHGADAVRERLAADDLNFVMQTEQLGTGHAVAQALPALTSDRVLILYGDVPLIEKSTLERLLLQVNDQQLGLLTVTLDDPTGYGRIVRNAAGQVEAIVEHKDASAAQRLINEGNTGILAVPATKLGDWLGRLSNSNAQGEYYLTDVIAMAVADGLVVATEQPLDAMEVQGANDRRQLAELERHYQQRAARSLMAQGVTLRDPARFDQRGDVTVGRDVMIDINVILEGKVLIEDNVEIGANCIIKNSTLRKGAIIKANSHLDGAEVGEGADCGPFARLRPGTVLGAKAHVGNFVELKNAVLGEGAKAGHLSYLGDAEIGARTNIGAGTITCNYDGVNKHRTIMGEDVFVGSNTSLVAPINLGDRVTTGAGSVITSDVPVDNLAVGRGKQRNIEGWKRPTKK encoded by the coding sequence ATGTCACTTGATATCGTCATTCTTGCAGCAGGTCAGGGCACACGCATGCGTTCCGCCTTGCCCAAGGTGCTGCACCCGGTTGCTGGTAAGTCGATGCTCGGTCATGTCATCGATATCGCCCGTGAGCTCAACCCCCAAGGCATTCATGTGGTGGTTGGGCATGGCGCCGATGCTGTGCGCGAACGCCTTGCTGCAGATGATTTGAATTTCGTGATGCAGACCGAGCAACTGGGCACCGGCCATGCCGTCGCCCAAGCATTGCCTGCGCTGACCAGCGACCGCGTGTTGATTCTCTACGGTGATGTTCCGCTGATTGAAAAGAGTACGCTTGAGCGTCTGTTGCTGCAGGTTAACGATCAACAGCTCGGTTTGCTTACCGTCACCCTGGATGACCCGACCGGTTATGGCCGTATTGTGCGCAACGCCGCTGGCCAGGTTGAAGCCATTGTTGAGCATAAGGATGCCAGCGCAGCGCAGCGCCTGATCAATGAAGGCAACACCGGTATTCTCGCGGTACCGGCAACCAAGCTGGGCGACTGGCTGGGGCGCCTTTCAAACAGCAACGCCCAGGGCGAATATTACCTGACCGACGTTATAGCCATGGCCGTGGCGGACGGTTTAGTGGTTGCAACTGAGCAGCCTTTGGATGCGATGGAGGTGCAAGGCGCCAATGATCGTCGTCAACTCGCCGAACTTGAGCGTCACTATCAACAACGCGCTGCTCGCTCGTTGATGGCGCAAGGAGTGACCCTGCGTGATCCCGCGCGCTTTGATCAGCGTGGTGACGTCACCGTCGGCCGTGATGTCATGATCGACATCAACGTAATCCTCGAAGGCAAAGTGCTGATTGAGGACAACGTCGAGATCGGCGCCAATTGCATCATCAAGAACAGCACCCTGCGCAAAGGCGCGATCATCAAGGCCAACAGCCATCTTGATGGCGCCGAAGTAGGTGAGGGCGCCGATTGCGGGCCATTCGCGCGCTTGCGTCCGGGCACTGTACTGGGTGCCAAGGCGCATGTGGGTAACTTTGTAGAGCTGAAAAACGCTGTGCTCGGTGAAGGCGCTAAAGCCGGACATTTGAGCTACTTGGGCGACGCTGAAATCGGCGCGCGGACCAATATTGGTGCTGGCACTATCACCTGCAACTATGACGGCGTTAACAAGCACCGCACGATTATGGGTGAAGATGTATTTGTCGGCTCGAATACCTCACTGGTTGCGCCCATAAATTTGGGTGATCGAGTCACTACGGGCGCAGGCTCGGTGATTACCAGCGACGTGCCTGTGGATAACCTCGCAGTGGGACGCGGCAAACAGCGCAATATCGAAGGCTGGAAACGACCTACCAAGAAATGA
- a CDS encoding F0F1 ATP synthase subunit epsilon: protein MAMTVHCDIVSAEAEMFSGLVEMVIAHGNLGDIGITPGHAPLLTDLKPGPIRLIKQGGETEVFYISGGFLEVQPNMVKVLADTVQRAADLDEASAQEAVKAAEKALNEQGAEFDYGSAAARLAEAAAQLRTVQQLRKKFGG, encoded by the coding sequence ATGGCTATGACAGTCCATTGCGATATCGTCAGCGCAGAAGCGGAGATGTTTTCCGGACTGGTCGAGATGGTAATTGCGCACGGTAACTTGGGTGATATCGGTATCACTCCAGGCCACGCGCCGTTGCTGACTGACCTGAAGCCGGGTCCAATCCGTTTGATCAAGCAAGGTGGCGAAACCGAGGTGTTTTACATCTCTGGTGGTTTCCTTGAAGTGCAGCCAAACATGGTGAAGGTTTTGGCCGACACTGTGCAGCGTGCTGCCGATCTTGATGAAGCGTCTGCTCAGGAAGCCGTCAAGGCTGCTGAGAAAGCGTTGAACGAGCAAGGCGCCGAGTTCGATTACGGCTCTGCTGCTGCTCGTCTGGCCGAGGCTGCAGCTCAGCTGCGCACCGTCCAGCAATTGCGTAAGAAGTTCGGCGGCTAA
- the atpD gene encoding F0F1 ATP synthase subunit beta, whose amino-acid sequence MSSGRIVQIIGAVIDVEFPRDHVPSVYEALKVVGAETTLEVQQQLGDGVVRTIAMGSTEGLKRGLDVNSSGATIQVPVGVKTLGRIMDVLGNPIDEAGPIGEEERWGIHRPAPSYAEQAGSNELLETGIKVIDLICPFAKGGKVGLFGGAGVGKTVNMMELIRNIAIEHSGYSVFAGVGERTREGNDFYHEMKDSNVLDKVALVYGQMNEPPGNRLRVALTGLTMAEKFRDEGRDVLFFVDNIYRYTLAGTEVSALLGRMPSAVGYQPTLAEEMGVLQERITSTKTGSITSIQAVYVPADDLTDPSPATTFAHLDATVVLSRDIASLGIYPAVDPLDSTSRQLDPQVIGQEHYDTARGVQYVLQRYKELKDIIAILGMDELSEADKQLVSRARKIQRFLSQPFFVAEVFTGSPGKYVSLKDTIAGFSGILKGDYDHLPEQAFYMVGSIEEAVEKAKKL is encoded by the coding sequence ATGAGTAGCGGACGTATCGTTCAAATCATCGGCGCCGTTATCGACGTGGAATTCCCGCGTGATCATGTGCCGAGTGTTTATGAAGCGTTGAAAGTAGTCGGCGCTGAAACCACCCTCGAAGTTCAGCAGCAGCTGGGCGACGGTGTGGTTCGTACAATTGCAATGGGTTCGACCGAAGGCCTGAAACGTGGCCTCGACGTCAACAGCTCCGGCGCAACCATCCAGGTACCGGTTGGGGTTAAGACCCTGGGCCGTATCATGGACGTGCTGGGCAACCCAATCGACGAAGCTGGCCCGATTGGCGAAGAAGAGCGTTGGGGCATTCACCGTCCTGCGCCAAGCTACGCTGAACAAGCGGGCAGCAACGAACTGCTGGAAACAGGCATCAAGGTTATCGACCTGATCTGCCCGTTTGCCAAAGGCGGTAAGGTTGGTCTGTTCGGTGGTGCCGGTGTTGGTAAAACCGTAAACATGATGGAACTGATCCGTAACATCGCCATCGAGCACAGCGGTTATTCCGTGTTCGCTGGTGTGGGTGAGCGTACTCGTGAGGGTAACGACTTCTACCACGAGATGAAGGATTCCAACGTTCTCGACAAAGTAGCCTTGGTCTACGGTCAGATGAACGAGCCACCGGGCAACCGTCTGCGCGTAGCGTTGACTGGTCTGACCATGGCTGAGAAGTTCCGTGATGAAGGCCGTGATGTACTGTTCTTCGTGGACAACATCTACCGTTACACCTTGGCCGGTACTGAAGTATCCGCACTGCTCGGCCGTATGCCGTCGGCAGTAGGTTATCAGCCGACTCTGGCCGAAGAGATGGGCGTTCTGCAAGAACGTATCACTTCGACCAAGACCGGTTCGATTACTTCGATCCAAGCCGTATACGTACCAGCGGATGACTTGACTGACCCGTCCCCGGCGACCACCTTCGCCCACTTGGACGCAACCGTCGTATTGTCCCGTGACATCGCTTCGTTGGGTATCTACCCAGCTGTGGATCCGTTGGACTCCACCTCTCGCCAGCTCGATCCGCAGGTGATTGGTCAGGAGCACTACGACACCGCTCGTGGCGTTCAGTACGTACTGCAGCGTTACAAAGAGCTGAAGGACATCATTGCTATTCTGGGTATGGACGAATTGTCCGAAGCCGATAAGCAGTTGGTATCCCGTGCTCGTAAGATTCAGCGCTTCCTGTCTCAGCCATTCTTCGTGGCCGAGGTCTTCACCGGTTCTCCAGGCAAATACGTTTCCCTGAAAGACACCATTGCAGGCTTCAGCGGCATCCTCAAGGGCGACTACGATCACTTGCCAGAGCAAGCGTTCTACATGGTCGGCAGCATTGAAGAAGCGGTAGAGAAAGCGAAGAAACTGTAA
- the atpG gene encoding F0F1 ATP synthase subunit gamma: MAGAKEIRSKIASIKSTQKITSAMEKVAVSKMRRAQMRMASSRPYAERIRQVIGHLANANPEYRHPFMIEREVKRVGYVVVSSDRGLCGGLNTNLFKALVKDMASNREQGVEIDLCVIGSKGAAFFRNFGGNVVAAISHLGEEPSINDLIGSVKVMLDAYLEGRIDRLSVVSNKFINTMTQQPTVEQLIPLVATPDQELKHHWDYLYEPDAKELLEGLMVRYVESQVYQAVVENNAAEQAARMIAMKNATDNAGDLIGDLQLIYNKARQAAITQEISEIVGGAAAV; this comes from the coding sequence ATGGCAGGCGCAAAAGAGATTCGCAGCAAGATTGCGAGCATCAAAAGCACGCAGAAGATCACCAGCGCCATGGAGAAGGTGGCGGTAAGCAAAATGCGCAGAGCACAAATGCGCATGGCGTCTAGCCGTCCCTACGCGGAGCGTATCCGCCAGGTAATTGGTCATCTGGCCAACGCCAACCCGGAATACCGCCACCCGTTCATGATCGAGCGCGAAGTAAAGCGTGTAGGTTATGTAGTGGTAAGCAGTGACCGTGGTCTGTGTGGTGGTCTGAACACCAACCTGTTCAAGGCTCTGGTCAAAGACATGGCGAGCAATCGCGAGCAAGGCGTAGAGATTGATCTCTGCGTGATTGGTAGCAAAGGTGCGGCGTTTTTCCGTAACTTTGGTGGCAATGTTGTTGCTGCGATCAGCCACCTGGGCGAAGAACCATCGATCAATGATCTGATTGGTAGCGTCAAGGTAATGCTCGATGCGTACCTCGAAGGTCGTATCGATCGTTTGTCCGTGGTCTCGAACAAGTTCATCAACACCATGACGCAACAGCCGACAGTGGAGCAGTTGATTCCATTGGTGGCGACTCCGGATCAAGAGCTCAAGCATCACTGGGACTACCTGTACGAACCCGACGCCAAAGAGCTTCTCGAAGGCTTGATGGTGCGTTACGTGGAGTCGCAGGTGTACCAGGCAGTGGTTGAGAACAACGCGGCTGAACAAGCTGCACGGATGATTGCAATGAAGAACGCCACCGACAACGCCGGTGATTTGATTGGTGATTTACAACTGATCTATAACAAGGCGCGTCAGGCAGCAATTACCCAAGAGATTTCGGAAATCGTCGGCGGCGCTGCCGCGGTTTAA
- the atpA gene encoding F0F1 ATP synthase subunit alpha, which yields MQQLNPSEISEIIKGRIEKLDVSSQARNEGTIVSVSDGIVRIHGLADAMYGEMIEFPGGVYGMALNLEQDSVGAVVLGAYTTLAEGMSAKCTGRILEVPVGPELLGRVVDALGNPIDGKGPLNNVATDAVEKVAPGVIWRKSVDQPVQTGYKSVDAMIPVGRGQRELIIGDRQIGKTALAVDAIINQKNSGIKCVYVAIGQKQSTIANVVRKLEENGALANTIVVAASASESPALQYISAYSGCTMGEYFRDRGEDALIVYDDLSKQAVAYRQISLLLRRPPGREAYPGDVFYLHSRLLERASRVSEEYVEKFTNGAVTGKTGSLTALPIIETQAGDVSAFVPTNVISITDGQIFLETSMFNSGIRPAVNAGISVSRVGGAAQTKIIKKLSGGIRTALAQYRELAAFAQFASDLDEATRKQLEHGERVTELMKQKQYAPMSIADMALSLYSAERGFLRDIEVAKVGAFEQALIAYFNRDHADLLAKINVKGDFNDEIDAALKAGIEKFKATQTW from the coding sequence ATGCAGCAACTCAATCCTTCCGAAATAAGTGAAATCATCAAGGGACGTATCGAGAAACTCGACGTCTCTTCCCAAGCCCGAAACGAAGGCACTATCGTCAGCGTATCTGACGGTATTGTGCGTATTCACGGTCTCGCCGATGCTATGTATGGCGAAATGATCGAGTTCCCGGGTGGCGTCTACGGTATGGCACTGAACCTGGAGCAAGACTCCGTTGGTGCAGTCGTACTGGGTGCATACACCACGCTCGCAGAAGGCATGAGCGCGAAGTGCACCGGCCGTATCCTCGAAGTTCCGGTTGGTCCGGAACTGCTGGGTCGTGTTGTTGACGCATTGGGTAATCCAATCGACGGTAAAGGCCCGCTGAACAACGTCGCAACTGACGCTGTTGAAAAGGTTGCACCGGGCGTGATCTGGCGTAAGTCGGTTGATCAGCCGGTACAGACTGGCTACAAGTCAGTCGATGCCATGATCCCGGTAGGCCGTGGCCAGCGTGAGCTGATCATTGGTGACCGTCAGATCGGTAAGACTGCTTTGGCAGTTGACGCCATCATCAATCAGAAAAACAGCGGCATTAAGTGCGTCTACGTAGCAATCGGTCAGAAGCAATCGACCATCGCTAACGTGGTGCGCAAGCTGGAAGAGAATGGCGCCTTGGCCAACACCATCGTGGTGGCTGCCTCGGCTTCTGAATCCCCAGCGCTGCAGTACATTTCTGCCTACTCCGGTTGCACCATGGGTGAATACTTCCGTGACCGTGGTGAAGACGCGCTGATCGTTTATGACGATCTGTCCAAGCAAGCAGTGGCTTATCGTCAGATTTCCCTGTTGCTGCGCCGTCCACCAGGCCGTGAAGCTTACCCAGGTGACGTGTTCTATCTCCACAGCCGTCTGTTGGAGCGTGCATCGCGCGTATCCGAAGAGTATGTTGAGAAGTTCACCAATGGTGCTGTGACTGGCAAAACCGGTTCTTTGACCGCTCTGCCAATCATTGAAACCCAGGCTGGCGACGTTTCTGCGTTCGTACCAACCAACGTGATTTCGATCACTGACGGTCAGATCTTCCTTGAGACCTCGATGTTCAACTCCGGTATCCGTCCAGCGGTCAACGCTGGTATCTCGGTATCCCGTGTAGGTGGTGCGGCTCAAACTAAGATCATCAAGAAGCTTTCCGGTGGTATCCGTACCGCTCTGGCTCAGTACCGTGAATTGGCGGCATTCGCCCAGTTCGCATCTGACCTGGACGAAGCCACTCGTAAGCAGCTTGAACACGGTGAGCGCGTCACTGAGCTGATGAAGCAGAAGCAATATGCACCAATGTCGATTGCTGACATGGCGCTGTCGCTGTACTCAGCTGAGCGTGGTTTCCTGCGGGATATCGAAGTCGCCAAAGTTGGTGCTTTCGAGCAGGCCCTGATTGCTTACTTCAACCGTGATCACGCTGACTTGTTGGCGAAGATTAACGTGAAGGGTGACTTCAACGACGAAATCGATGCGGCCCTCAAAGCCGGTATCGAGAAGTTCAAAGCCACCCAAACCTGGTAA
- a CDS encoding F0F1 ATP synthase subunit delta, whose protein sequence is MAELTTLARPYAKAAFEYAQAHQQLADWSAMLGLAAAVSEDDTIQRVLKAPRLTSKDKATTFIEVCGDKFDAQVSNFIHVLAENDRLALLPEIVDLYELYKAEQEKSIDVDVTSAFALNDEQQDKLAKVLSARLGREVRLHAAEDAALIGGVIIRAGDLVIDGSVRGKIAKLAEALKS, encoded by the coding sequence ATGGCAGAATTGACCACGTTGGCCCGACCTTACGCTAAGGCTGCCTTCGAGTACGCTCAGGCCCACCAGCAACTGGCCGATTGGTCAGCCATGCTCGGCCTGGCTGCTGCGGTATCGGAAGACGATACCATTCAGCGCGTGCTCAAGGCCCCGCGTTTGACGAGTAAAGACAAGGCCACCACTTTTATTGAAGTGTGTGGTGACAAGTTTGACGCACAAGTAAGCAATTTCATCCACGTATTGGCTGAAAACGATCGTCTGGCCTTGTTGCCGGAAATCGTTGACCTGTATGAGCTGTATAAGGCTGAGCAGGAAAAGTCGATAGACGTTGATGTGACCAGTGCTTTTGCGTTGAACGATGAACAGCAAGACAAACTCGCCAAGGTTCTCAGTGCACGGCTCGGTCGAGAAGTGCGTCTGCACGCCGCGGAGGATGCCGCCCTGATAGGTGGTGTCATCATTCGCGCCGGCGACCTGGTTATCGATGGCTCAGTTCGCGGCAAAATCGCGAAACTGGCCGAAGCATTGAAATCTTGA
- a CDS encoding F0F1 ATP synthase subunit B: MNINATLIGQAVAFFIFVMFCMKYVWPPVITALQERQKKIAEGLDAANRAARDLELAQEKAGQQLREAKTQAAEIIEQAKKRGTQIVDEAREQARVEADRVKAQAQAEIEQEMNSVKDALRAQVGALAVGGAEKILGVSIDQNAHAELVSKLAAEI, translated from the coding sequence GTGAACATTAATGCAACCCTGATTGGCCAGGCCGTTGCCTTCTTCATCTTCGTGATGTTCTGCATGAAGTACGTATGGCCTCCGGTCATCACTGCTTTGCAAGAACGTCAAAAGAAGATCGCAGAAGGTCTGGACGCTGCCAACCGTGCAGCTCGTGATTTGGAGTTGGCCCAAGAGAAAGCGGGTCAACAACTGCGCGAAGCTAAAACACAGGCAGCAGAAATTATTGAGCAAGCCAAGAAACGCGGTACCCAGATTGTCGACGAGGCCCGTGAACAGGCTCGCGTTGAAGCTGACCGTGTGAAGGCTCAGGCTCAGGCTGAGATCGAACAAGAAATGAACAGTGTCAAAGACGCGCTGCGTGCCCAAGTGGGTGCTCTGGCTGTCGGCGGTGCTGAGAAGATCTTGGGCGTTTCAATCGACCAAAACGCGCACGCGGAGCTGGTTTCTAAACTGGCAGCGGAAATTTAA
- the atpE gene encoding F0F1 ATP synthase subunit C encodes METVVGLTAIAVALLIGLGALGTAIGFGLLGGKFLEGAARQPEMVPMLQVKMFIVAGLLDAVTMIGVGIALFFTFANPFVGQIL; translated from the coding sequence ATGGAAACTGTAGTTGGTTTAACTGCGATCGCTGTTGCTCTGCTAATCGGTCTTGGCGCCCTTGGTACTGCCATTGGTTTCGGCCTGCTGGGCGGCAAATTCCTGGAAGGCGCTGCGCGTCAACCAGAAATGGTGCCAATGCTTCAAGTGAAAATGTTCATCGTCGCCGGCTTGCTCGACGCCGTGACCATGATCGGTGTTGGTATCGCACTGTTCTTCACCTTCGCGAATCCTTTCGTTGGTCAAATCCTGTAA
- the atpB gene encoding F0F1 ATP synthase subunit A has translation MAEQTASGYIQHHLQNLTFGKLPTGDWGFAHTAEQAKEMGFWAFHVDTLGWSVVLGLIFILIFRMAAKRATSGQPGGLQNFVEVMVEFVDGNVKDTFHGRNALLAPLALTIFVWIFLMNLMDLVPVDFLPVLAQKISGNEHAFFRVVPTTDPNATLGMALSVFALIIFYSIKVKGIGGFIGELALHPFGSKNILLQALLVPVNLLLELVTLIAKPISLALRLFGNMYAGELIFILIAVIFGSGMFLLSTLGVALSLAWAIFHILIITLQAFIFMMLTIVYLSMAHEDNH, from the coding sequence ATGGCAGAACAAACCGCTTCGGGCTATATCCAGCACCATTTGCAGAACCTGACTTTTGGGAAACTGCCTACAGGTGATTGGGGTTTCGCTCACACAGCAGAACAAGCTAAAGAAATGGGCTTCTGGGCATTCCACGTGGATACCTTGGGTTGGTCCGTGGTTCTTGGCCTGATTTTCATTCTAATTTTCCGCATGGCAGCCAAGCGTGCTACCAGTGGCCAACCGGGCGGCTTGCAGAACTTCGTTGAAGTGATGGTCGAGTTCGTTGATGGCAACGTCAAAGATACGTTCCATGGCCGTAACGCGCTGCTCGCACCCTTGGCTTTGACCATCTTCGTCTGGATCTTCCTGATGAACTTGATGGACTTGGTTCCGGTGGATTTCCTGCCTGTTCTGGCGCAGAAAATCTCTGGTAACGAGCATGCATTCTTCCGCGTGGTACCAACCACCGATCCAAACGCGACACTGGGCATGGCCCTGTCGGTGTTTGCTCTGATCATCTTTTACAGCATCAAGGTCAAGGGTATCGGCGGCTTTATTGGCGAGCTGGCCCTGCACCCGTTTGGCAGCAAGAACATTCTGCTTCAAGCGCTGCTGGTTCCGGTGAACCTGTTGCTTGAGCTTGTGACCCTGATCGCTAAGCCTATCTCTCTGGCACTGCGACTGTTCGGTAACATGTATGCAGGCGAGCTGATCTTTATTCTGATTGCCGTGATATTCGGTAGTGGCATGTTCTTGCTAAGCACCTTGGGCGTCGCCCTGAGCTTGGCGTGGGCTATATTCCACATCCTGATCATCACGCTGCAAGCGTTCATCTTCATGATGCTGACCATCGTCTACCTGTCGATGGCTCACGAAGACAACCACTAA